Genomic segment of Chitinophaga varians:
CCGCTGATTCCGTTCGCACAGTTGCAGGACAACCGTGGGAATGAACGTCAGCGTCTGATGGAAAACCTGTTGTACTACGATCGCAGCTTCGGTAAACACAGCCTGAACCTGCTGGCCGGTTACACCGCGCTCGAAAAAACCTACAATAACGTACTCACTACTGCTGACGGTAAAACCACCATCTATTCCGTGAAAGATGGTCAGATCTCTTCCGACATCGTACCGGGTGGTTTCCTCGATCCGCTGTTTAATACTATGGACGGCGCCAAAGGCGGTACCTTCAGCGCTACCGGCACCCGCTGGCAGACTGACCGCCTCTCCTGGCTGGGCCGTGTCAATTACGCCTATGATGGTAAATACCTGTTGCAGCTGGCTGTTCGTCGCGACGGATCTTCCAAGTTCGGTGTCAACCGCCGTTATGGTACTTTCCCTTCCGTGTCCGTGGGCTGGAATATCCAGAGCGAATCATTCATGCAAAGCCTTACCTGGCTTAATATGCTGAAGCTGCGTGCCAGCTACGGCCAACTGGGCAATGAAGAAGTGCTGAACGCCTATGACCACCAGCAGCTGATCTTAATCAACAACCTGTGGGGCGGTGGCTCCGTACAGGGCTCCGGCAGCACAGCATGGCCCGGCGGCGCCGCCTGGGAGCTGCGTAACAAAGACCTGCGCTGGGAAACCAATACCAGCCGCAACGCAGGTTTCGACTTCGCTATTTTAAACAAACTTACCGGTGCGTTCAACTACTTCAATAACATCACCTCCGACGTGTTGATCAGAAGGGAACTGGCCCCCAGCAATGGTCTGAACAACCCTATCCTGAACGTAGGCCGCTTCAAAAACAGCGGTTGGGAACTGGAAATGACCTGGGCTGATAAAAAAGGCGACTGGAGCTACAGTGTAACCGGTACCGTTAGCCAGGTGAAAAACAAAGTACTGGCACTCGCCAACGACGGACAGAAACTGTATGGCACCGGCCTCAAATACGGCACCGGTCCCGTTCCTAACACCACGCAGGTAGGCACCGAAGTGGGCGCCTTCTACCTGTACGAAGCGGATGGCCTCTTCCAGTCAGACGCAGAAGTAGCTGCCTACAAAAACAGCAAAGGTGAACTGCTGCAGCCGGATGCCAAACCGGGCGACGTTCGCTTTAAAGACAGCAACGGCGACGGCGTGATCAACGACGCCGATAAAACCTACAAAGGCAGCTCTTTCCCGAAAATTGAATATGGCCTGAATATGAGCGTGGCCTGGAAAGGTTTCGACCTCCAGCTCTTCTGGCAGGGCGTAGGCGGTAACAAAATCTACAACGGCAATAAATACGAACTGCAAGGCATGGACGCCGGCCGTAACTTCGACGTAAGCACCCTCAACGCATGGACACCGCAGAATACCAACACTGACGTGCCTCGCGCCGTATTGGGCGACCCCAACTACAATAACCGCGAATCCACCCGCTTCCTCGAAAGCGGCAGCTACCTGCGCCTGAAAAACGTAACCCTCGGTTATGCTTTCTCGCCACAGCTCCTGCAACAGATAAAAGTCACACGGTTACGCCTGTACGTAAGTGCACAGAATATCCTCACGTTCACCAAATACTCCGGACCAGATCCTGAGATTGGCCGTACAGACATTCTCAACAGTGGCCTGGACCGCCTGATGTATCCGCAAAACAAAGTATTGATGGCTGGCGCACAGCTGGAATTCTAAAAAAATGGTTATGAAAAAATCTTTGTTATATATATCCTTATTATCCGCAGCCATGGTATTCAACACCGGCTGTAAAAAAGAGCTGCTTGAACAGGCATCGCCCGACAAGCTTACATCGGATAACTTCTGGACCTCCCGCGACCGCGCCCTCACCGGCCTGGCCGCGGCCTATTCCAGGATAGAAAGCTTTGCCGGCTGGGATAACTTCGTGGAGGCTCGTTCCTGCCGCGAATACTACCGCGAAGATTATGTAGAGCCAGGTGCCGACGCCTACAACTACAGCTGGTGGATGGAGATCTATAACTATAGCTATAACTCCGGCAACTATGCTATCGACCTGCTGTGGCGGGACAACTACCGCGGCATCAACTTCACCAACCAGGTATTGGAGAATGTCAGCATGATGACCGATAAACAGATCGATGATGCCAGCAAAAAAATGATCCTGGCGGAAGCCCGCTTCCTGCGCGCATATTATTATTTTAAGCTGATCACCAACTTCGAGAAAGTGATCATCCGTGATAAAGTACCTAATGGTGAAGCAGATCTGCCGAAAGCCCCCTCTACCCGTCCTGAAGTATGGGACATGATCATCGCTGACCTGAAAGCCGCAGAACCAGACCTGCCACTGCGAAGCGAAAGAGCTGCTACGGAACTGGGCCGTGCCACCAAAGGCGCTGCCCAGGCTTACCTTGGTAAAGCGCTCATCTATCGTGCCGGTGAAGACAAAGCCAACGCTAACACCTACTTCACAGAGGCCTCTGCGTGGCTGAAGAAAGTGATCGACTCCAAACAATATAGCCTCGTGCCCAACTACCTGTCTATGTTCAACGGTACCACGGCCAATACCACGGAGTCAGTATTTGAACTGCAACAAACCATGGACGAGTCCAACGGCGCTTACTACAAATCCTATCTCAGCGACTGGATGGCCGCTTCAGAACTGGGTGGTTATGGTGAGATCTATGGCGCTCCGCGGCTGCTGACAGAAATGCTGAAAGAAGGAAAAGTGGCCACCGACGGCCTGTATGACCAT
This window contains:
- a CDS encoding TonB-dependent receptor, with protein sequence MKDKIDVGFRQTKVLSVIQYLEKNTRLKFSYNLDDLEKLKPVTIDKKERTVEGLLQEIGHATSLQFRMTEDIILVKAAPATSSLTAAQPAQEKVVEGVVKSNTGEALPGVSVRVKGTPRGMLTDVKGSFRFTDLQPGAVLEVSFIGYETQEVTVNGNGPLAVTLAASTKVLDQVVVVGYGTQSKRNVSSAITSVKGSEISNVASNNPVNALQGKVAGLTVTNTGGAPGAMADIRLRGISTFGSHQPLFIVDGSPADPYYLNNNDIASIEVLKDGAAASIYGSVAANGVILITTKKGKKGAPKIEFNTWYSMVNPTGKQHLLDADGYLKVHTMMYDAAPPSTKRPAYLKSGITANTNWQDEILQQGNSENYSLNLTGGSEYFTYGLSGNITNEKGTFLGSNFKKKSIRSRNEYKKGRLTVEANLVYAETDRRDVPYSVKDAYFQSPLLPVYDEKEKYGYALQINQLPKFENAVGVNFYNDNSNRTQYFNGNARLSLELLRGMKFVTNLSLANSNYFTYAYHPPYRASANDPLIPFAQLQDNRGNERQRLMENLLYYDRSFGKHSLNLLAGYTALEKTYNNVLTTADGKTTIYSVKDGQISSDIVPGGFLDPLFNTMDGAKGGTFSATGTRWQTDRLSWLGRVNYAYDGKYLLQLAVRRDGSSKFGVNRRYGTFPSVSVGWNIQSESFMQSLTWLNMLKLRASYGQLGNEEVLNAYDHQQLILINNLWGGGSVQGSGSTAWPGGAAWELRNKDLRWETNTSRNAGFDFAILNKLTGAFNYFNNITSDVLIRRELAPSNGLNNPILNVGRFKNSGWELEMTWADKKGDWSYSVTGTVSQVKNKVLALANDGQKLYGTGLKYGTGPVPNTTQVGTEVGAFYLYEADGLFQSDAEVAAYKNSKGELLQPDAKPGDVRFKDSNGDGVINDADKTYKGSSFPKIEYGLNMSVAWKGFDLQLFWQGVGGNKIYNGNKYELQGMDAGRNFDVSTLNAWTPQNTNTDVPRAVLGDPNYNNRESTRFLESGSYLRLKNVTLGYAFSPQLLQQIKVTRLRLYVSAQNILTFTKYSGPDPEIGRTDILNSGLDRLMYPQNKVLMAGAQLEF
- a CDS encoding RagB/SusD family nutrient uptake outer membrane protein — encoded protein: MKKSLLYISLLSAAMVFNTGCKKELLEQASPDKLTSDNFWTSRDRALTGLAAAYSRIESFAGWDNFVEARSCREYYREDYVEPGADAYNYSWWMEIYNYSYNSGNYAIDLLWRDNYRGINFTNQVLENVSMMTDKQIDDASKKMILAEARFLRAYYYFKLITNFEKVIIRDKVPNGEADLPKAPSTRPEVWDMIIADLKAAEPDLPLRSERAATELGRATKGAAQAYLGKALIYRAGEDKANANTYFTEASAWLKKVIDSKQYSLVPNYLSMFNGTTANTTESVFELQQTMDESNGAYYKSYLSDWMAASELGGYGEIYGAPRLLTEMLKEGKVATDGLYDHRVYNTVFFNDDYFNDAANPRVYGYTYGKVFENNTIAFRKWIPASLDKLGNANAINIPIIRYADVKLLYAEAQNAIGVTATAMAEINDVRARSAMPPLNLTNTADVFKQLVHERVMEFTLEGSRFYDLRRWGLLTQQMQEAGRTFTLDKSYYPLPLKETLNNPLAQ